In Desulfomonile tiedjei DSM 6799, a genomic segment contains:
- a CDS encoding FAD binding domain-containing protein, which translates to MKKFTYLVPKTLDEAISLHRSHGDGAMYVAGGTDVLVKVKSGKMAPDYLISLKHIPGQDRLRLNPDTGELHIGAFVTHRTLETSSLIKKHYPIIQDAVQHIGSVQIRNVATIGGNLVNAVPSADGAVPLIALDAAVSIYGTTGARSVDLIHFFEGPGKTVMEPGEILTEIVVPKQPARTGGAYQKFGRRAAMELPLIGVGVLLSLEEGSNRCIKARVSLGVAAPTPIRTLNAERYLVGKEITEEILDEAGQLAAEESRVRDSIRGLAWYRREMVGVFVKRMGMKCLERIGALEA; encoded by the coding sequence ATGAAAAAATTCACGTACCTGGTTCCCAAGACACTTGATGAGGCGATTTCATTGCACAGGTCCCATGGAGATGGGGCCATGTACGTGGCCGGGGGAACCGATGTCCTGGTCAAGGTCAAGTCCGGGAAGATGGCTCCCGACTATTTGATTTCTCTGAAACATATTCCCGGGCAGGATCGGCTTCGGTTGAATCCTGATACCGGTGAGTTGCACATCGGCGCCTTCGTAACCCACCGGACTTTGGAGACATCTTCGTTAATAAAGAAGCACTACCCGATAATCCAGGATGCGGTACAGCACATCGGCTCGGTACAGATTCGCAATGTGGCCACTATAGGGGGCAATCTGGTGAACGCTGTTCCGTCTGCTGATGGAGCAGTTCCTCTCATAGCCCTGGACGCCGCGGTGAGCATCTACGGTACTACAGGAGCCCGTAGCGTGGATTTGATCCATTTCTTCGAGGGCCCTGGCAAGACCGTAATGGAACCCGGAGAAATCCTGACGGAAATCGTTGTCCCTAAACAACCTGCACGCACTGGTGGCGCTTACCAGAAATTCGGTCGGAGAGCGGCTATGGAACTTCCGCTTATTGGAGTGGGGGTTCTGCTCAGTCTTGAAGAGGGCTCCAACAGGTGCATCAAGGCGCGGGTATCCCTGGGAGTAGCTGCTCCCACTCCGATTCGCACTCTGAATGCCGAGAGGTACCTTGTAGGGAAGGAAATCACCGAAGAGATACTGGATGAAGCCGGGCAATTGGCAGCAGAGGAATCGCGTGTTCGAGACAGTATTCGAGGATTGGCCTGGTACCGGCGTGAAATGGTTGGTGTGTTCGTGAAGCGCATGGGCATGAAATGCCTGGAGAGAATTGGGGCGTTGGAGGCGTGA
- a CDS encoding (2Fe-2S)-binding protein, which yields MNRLPLEITINGEPYSLTVEPNRTLLELLRDDLDLTGAKEGCGEGVCGSCTVLLDGNPVRSCLTLALEANGSHVTTVEGLAGDGELDPLQQSFIDHGAVQCGFCTSGMLMTSKGLLLRKTHPEKKEILAALSGHTCRCTGYTKIIEAVEAVVDGPKKER from the coding sequence ATGAACCGACTCCCTTTGGAAATAACCATTAATGGGGAACCCTATTCTTTAACCGTAGAACCGAACCGTACACTTCTGGAACTGCTGCGGGACGATCTCGACCTCACGGGTGCCAAGGAAGGCTGCGGCGAGGGAGTCTGCGGATCCTGCACAGTCCTTCTGGATGGAAACCCTGTTCGCTCTTGTCTCACTCTGGCTCTCGAGGCGAATGGATCTCACGTCACGACGGTTGAAGGACTTGCCGGAGACGGAGAATTGGATCCTCTGCAGCAATCGTTTATCGATCACGGTGCTGTTCAGTGCGGCTTCTGCACTTCCGGTATGCTGATGACTTCCAAAGGGCTCTTGTTGAGAAAGACGCATCCGGAGAAGAAGGAAATTCTGGCGGCACTGAGCGGACATACCTGTCGGTGCACGGGATATACCAAGATCATTGAGGCAGTTGAAGCCGTAGTGGACGGACCCAAAAAAGAGAGGTAA
- a CDS encoding xanthine dehydrogenase family protein molybdopterin-binding subunit, translating into METMEEFTAVGKRVPKVDAVSKATGRAQYIQDVKLPGMLYGKILYSKYPHARIVKIDTEKAKSLPGVRVVLTGEDIPAIRMGVYKDNPPLKAGKVRSYRDEVAAVAATDPEIAEKAIDLIEVTYEALPAVFDPEEAMRPDAPLVHEDHKTNILKMPWSLHYGDVDAAKSDAAFNVEERFTTTWVTHCCMGTSGAIADFDHANNLTIHTNTQIPSLAQKDFLETLKALGLKNSRVRVIKPYIGGGFGSKLDTYAYEHVAILLAWHARRPVKIMFGREEEFVATSTRQPTIIHISMGCDKEGKLLYRDMSMVLDNGAYTSWGVTTPSVMMMPITSLYRVPNVRYVAKCVYTNNTYSQAMRGYGNPQATFAIESAIDMLAEAAGIDRMEFRRINCNQPGEVTPQGFRITTCGLPECIEAVLEKLQLERPKEPGVGTGVASLIHVGGGARIYKSDGCGTIIKMDDYGNANVFTGASDMGQGADTILAQIVAEQLGIGVDNVNVIHQDTDVCPWDVGAHASRTTFVAGNSALGAAAKIRKRLLELAAQALEAHVDDVVLREGSAFVKGSPAVKVPISKLLRNAHFTPNGEMMMADYFYDPANENMGRDFRGNMSATYSFGTHGVRVRVDEATGKVEILDYVAAHDVGRAINPLLLDGQVYGGVLMGVGYALTEQVILDKGRNMNPDFRDYKILTAKDSIPLTPVVIETIDEAGPYGAKGIGEPGCVPTAPAIANAIYDAVGVRIKDLPITPERVLAAIKKKKGIDSCGIDPLTEKEQPCE; encoded by the coding sequence ATGGAAACTATGGAAGAGTTTACAGCGGTAGGCAAGAGAGTCCCCAAGGTGGATGCCGTGAGCAAGGCTACGGGTAGAGCTCAATACATCCAGGATGTCAAACTGCCGGGAATGCTTTATGGCAAGATTCTTTACAGCAAGTATCCTCACGCTCGTATCGTGAAAATCGACACTGAAAAGGCGAAAAGCTTGCCGGGTGTACGAGTGGTCCTGACCGGTGAAGATATTCCTGCGATTCGTATGGGTGTCTACAAAGACAATCCACCGCTGAAGGCCGGCAAAGTAAGATCCTATCGCGATGAAGTTGCTGCAGTGGCTGCCACGGACCCGGAAATTGCCGAAAAAGCAATCGATCTCATTGAGGTCACCTACGAAGCTCTTCCTGCAGTGTTCGATCCGGAAGAAGCCATGCGGCCCGATGCCCCTTTAGTCCATGAGGATCATAAGACGAATATTCTGAAAATGCCCTGGAGTCTCCATTATGGAGACGTGGATGCAGCAAAGAGTGATGCAGCCTTCAATGTTGAAGAGCGCTTCACCACCACCTGGGTGACGCATTGCTGCATGGGCACCAGTGGGGCCATTGCGGATTTCGATCATGCGAACAATCTGACTATTCACACAAATACCCAGATTCCGTCTCTTGCCCAAAAGGATTTCCTGGAAACGTTGAAGGCACTGGGTCTCAAAAACAGTCGAGTGCGGGTGATCAAGCCGTACATCGGCGGCGGTTTCGGCAGCAAGCTGGACACCTATGCGTACGAACACGTGGCGATTCTTCTCGCCTGGCATGCACGACGTCCGGTGAAAATAATGTTCGGTCGTGAAGAAGAGTTTGTGGCCACCTCCACGCGACAACCTACCATCATCCACATATCCATGGGGTGCGATAAAGAGGGCAAGTTGCTCTATCGCGATATGTCCATGGTTTTGGACAACGGCGCTTACACTTCCTGGGGTGTAACTACTCCGTCAGTTATGATGATGCCCATCACTTCGCTTTATCGAGTGCCGAATGTACGCTACGTGGCGAAATGTGTGTATACTAACAACACCTATTCCCAAGCCATGCGGGGTTATGGCAATCCTCAGGCGACCTTCGCCATAGAAAGCGCCATAGACATGCTCGCAGAGGCCGCGGGTATAGATCGCATGGAATTCAGACGTATCAACTGTAATCAACCGGGTGAAGTTACACCGCAGGGATTCCGTATCACCACATGCGGACTTCCCGAGTGTATCGAGGCAGTCTTGGAAAAATTGCAGCTTGAGCGTCCAAAGGAGCCGGGGGTCGGGACCGGTGTGGCCTCCCTTATTCACGTCGGCGGTGGAGCGCGGATCTATAAGTCCGACGGCTGCGGAACGATCATCAAAATGGACGATTACGGTAATGCGAACGTGTTCACCGGTGCTTCGGACATGGGACAGGGAGCGGATACCATATTGGCGCAGATTGTCGCGGAGCAACTGGGAATAGGCGTGGACAATGTAAATGTGATTCATCAGGATACTGATGTTTGTCCGTGGGATGTGGGCGCCCACGCGAGCCGGACGACCTTTGTTGCGGGCAACTCTGCTCTGGGCGCGGCTGCAAAGATACGAAAACGTCTTCTGGAACTGGCAGCTCAGGCCCTTGAAGCTCATGTTGATGACGTGGTTCTGAGAGAAGGCTCTGCATTTGTCAAAGGCAGCCCTGCGGTAAAAGTGCCGATCTCCAAGCTGTTGCGGAACGCTCATTTTACTCCCAACGGGGAGATGATGATGGCGGATTATTTTTACGATCCGGCCAACGAAAACATGGGACGCGATTTTCGTGGTAATATGTCTGCAACCTATTCCTTCGGAACCCATGGCGTGCGCGTAAGAGTTGACGAAGCAACCGGTAAGGTGGAAATTCTGGACTATGTGGCCGCTCACGATGTGGGAAGGGCCATCAATCCCTTGCTGCTGGACGGCCAGGTATATGGCGGTGTTCTTATGGGAGTTGGGTATGCCCTCACAGAACAGGTCATTCTGGACAAAGGCCGAAACATGAATCCGGATTTCCGGGACTACAAGATTCTGACCGCAAAAGATTCCATCCCGCTGACACCGGTGGTGATCGAAACCATTGATGAAGCCGGACCTTACGGCGCCAAAGGAATCGGCGAACCCGGATGCGTACCCACTGCGCCAGCCATAGCCAATGCTATCTACGATGCTGTTGGTGTAAGAATAAAAGATCTGCCGATTACCCCCGAAAGGGTTCTTGCCGCCATAAAAAAGAAGAAAGGTATTGACTCGTGTGGGATCGACCCGTTGACCGAAAAAGAACAGCCGTGTGAATGA
- a CDS encoding FAD binding domain-containing protein translates to MRLPAFEYERPGNLQEALELLHTHGANCRILAGGTDLLVRMKQRLTSPTHVISIRALPELDFIKESEDVFRIGAAVRLSDILAYRPIQDRLPGLHEAVRSVGAPSIQHFAGTIGGNLCQDNRCQFFNQSQFFRGARQACNKAGGKTCFAWEGGSDKCHSANQSDTAPVLVAMNAQVVVRSKGSERVFPLAELYSGVGERPFTLSDDEMLVEIQIPTPGSRTGTAFEKLAYRSAIDYAVVSAGALVRIDRDRIVQCNVVIGAVSRAPLAISAVEKILFDRTVGDEHAMDEAGMAARSAAEPFIANNMAQPTEYRSQMVSVMAKRALKKALKRAISGPGLLEAQ, encoded by the coding sequence GTGCGTTTACCAGCTTTTGAATATGAACGGCCGGGGAATCTTCAGGAAGCCCTGGAACTCCTCCATACCCACGGGGCGAATTGCCGAATTCTCGCGGGAGGCACCGATCTTCTGGTTCGGATGAAACAGCGCCTGACTTCACCGACACACGTGATCAGTATCAGAGCGCTGCCGGAATTGGATTTCATCAAGGAATCGGAAGACGTTTTTCGCATAGGAGCTGCGGTTCGGCTGTCGGATATTCTGGCATACCGGCCTATTCAAGACCGTCTGCCCGGGCTTCATGAGGCTGTGAGATCTGTGGGCGCCCCATCTATCCAGCATTTCGCAGGAACCATAGGCGGAAACTTGTGCCAGGACAATCGCTGTCAATTCTTCAATCAGTCACAATTCTTCCGTGGAGCGAGACAGGCATGCAATAAAGCTGGCGGGAAAACCTGCTTTGCCTGGGAAGGTGGTTCCGACAAGTGCCATTCGGCAAATCAGTCAGACACTGCTCCTGTCCTGGTTGCCATGAACGCTCAGGTTGTCGTTCGATCAAAGGGGAGCGAACGAGTCTTTCCACTTGCGGAGCTTTATTCCGGGGTGGGGGAGCGGCCGTTCACCCTTTCAGACGACGAAATGCTCGTTGAAATTCAAATTCCGACTCCCGGATCGCGCACCGGAACGGCTTTCGAGAAATTGGCTTATCGATCCGCGATCGATTACGCTGTGGTTTCCGCTGGGGCTCTCGTGCGCATCGATCGCGATCGTATAGTTCAATGCAATGTGGTCATCGGAGCGGTATCCCGGGCTCCCCTTGCAATTTCGGCTGTTGAGAAGATCCTCTTCGACAGGACGGTTGGGGACGAACACGCGATGGATGAAGCAGGAATGGCCGCCAGAAGCGCTGCCGAGCCTTTCATAGCAAATAACATGGCCCAGCCGACTGAATATCGGAGCCAGATGGTTTCGGTGATGGCAAAACGGGCTCTGAAAAAGGCATTGAAACGAGCGATTTCCGGGCCCGGCCTGTTGGAGGCACAATGA
- a CDS encoding hydantoinase B/oxoprolinase family protein: MSQKFDPITLEILWRRLISIVDEADASVARTAFSSLLRDAHDYTCMFTDGQGNELVQGTFCTPGQAGAMALGIKKVIRHFPYEEYRPGDVIIVNDPWLLAGHLNDVCVLSPVFYKDRVVAFTACVFHHSDIGGRVASDNREVHEEGLFIPPIKLYTAGVPNESVLDLIRWNVRTPEEVIGDIRSQVASNHVCAEKVVEMLSDEGLDSLDDLAGEIISRTENSMRQAISKIPDGTYPYKGVIEGAGKRDDITIALTVNVKDSDILVDFDGTSPQVNWGVNVVYNFTYTYVFMAIKSAFDPDIPINEGATRPIKMTAPEGCVVNCKFPAAVAARMQVGHFMTEMVFRALAPAIPDRIIAGSGGTPAQTNIMYGRRHNGKPWFTMIIRGGGLGASGSMDGHHCAIFPANGANTPVEIFESDTPLLVEQRGLLLDSGGPGKRRGGLGRKMVIRVPDDEFAPLPPVTIAVQAGRFRYPPEGLFGGGNASTARFLKNDEPADPSGLTFAEPGDQVAFYSAGGGGYGNPFERDPDEVAADVQNGYVSIESARDDYGVIVAPDTLAVDAAATSILRSKTLCACNADALSKQ; encoded by the coding sequence ATGTCGCAGAAGTTCGATCCGATCACACTTGAGATTCTTTGGCGCCGGCTGATTTCCATCGTGGACGAAGCGGATGCCTCGGTTGCACGTACTGCGTTTTCGAGCTTACTCCGGGACGCCCACGATTACACCTGCATGTTCACTGACGGTCAGGGAAATGAACTCGTTCAGGGCACTTTCTGTACTCCGGGCCAGGCTGGTGCAATGGCGCTTGGCATAAAAAAAGTCATTCGCCATTTTCCCTACGAAGAATATCGTCCGGGTGACGTAATCATCGTCAACGATCCCTGGCTTTTGGCGGGCCACTTGAATGACGTCTGCGTCTTGAGTCCCGTTTTCTACAAAGACCGTGTTGTCGCTTTCACCGCTTGCGTCTTCCATCATTCTGACATTGGAGGCCGTGTTGCATCAGACAACCGTGAGGTGCACGAGGAAGGACTTTTTATCCCTCCGATAAAGCTCTATACAGCCGGGGTACCTAATGAGTCGGTATTAGACCTCATCCGCTGGAATGTGCGAACGCCCGAGGAGGTTATTGGAGATATTCGTTCCCAGGTGGCATCCAATCACGTTTGTGCTGAAAAAGTAGTCGAAATGTTGTCTGACGAGGGGCTTGACTCTTTGGACGATCTCGCGGGCGAAATTATCAGCCGCACCGAAAACAGCATGCGCCAGGCAATTTCAAAAATACCGGACGGAACGTATCCGTATAAAGGAGTCATCGAAGGCGCAGGTAAACGAGACGACATAACAATCGCGCTTACGGTGAACGTCAAAGATAGTGACATTCTGGTAGACTTTGACGGAACCTCTCCGCAGGTCAACTGGGGTGTGAACGTTGTATACAATTTTACCTACACGTATGTATTTATGGCCATAAAGAGCGCTTTCGATCCGGATATTCCCATTAATGAAGGTGCTACTCGGCCCATCAAGATGACTGCTCCCGAAGGCTGTGTGGTAAACTGCAAATTCCCGGCTGCTGTAGCGGCTCGTATGCAAGTGGGACATTTTATGACTGAGATGGTTTTTCGTGCCCTTGCTCCGGCTATTCCCGATCGTATTATTGCCGGCAGTGGCGGCACTCCTGCTCAGACGAATATCATGTACGGGCGAAGGCACAATGGAAAACCCTGGTTCACCATGATTATTCGCGGCGGAGGACTGGGTGCGAGCGGGTCCATGGACGGCCATCACTGTGCTATTTTCCCTGCCAACGGTGCAAACACCCCGGTGGAGATCTTCGAAAGTGACACCCCCTTGCTTGTCGAACAGAGGGGCCTGTTGCTCGATTCAGGAGGGCCCGGAAAAAGACGGGGAGGTTTGGGACGCAAGATGGTGATTCGTGTGCCGGACGACGAATTTGCTCCTCTTCCTCCGGTCACCATTGCTGTGCAAGCAGGTCGTTTTCGTTATCCGCCTGAAGGCCTCTTCGGTGGCGGCAATGCTTCCACTGCGCGGTTTCTCAAGAATGACGAGCCTGCCGATCCGAGCGGTCTCACGTTTGCCGAACCCGGCGACCAGGTAGCCTTCTACAGCGCAGGTGGAGGAGGTTACGGCAATCCGTTCGAGCGGGATCCTGACGAAGTGGCTGCCGACGTTCAAAACGGTTACGTGAGCATCGAAAGTGCCCGCGATGACTACGGCGTGATCGTTGCGCCGGATACTCTTGCTGTGGACGCAGCGGCTACGTCAATCCTTCGTTCCAAAACCCTATGCGCGTGTAATGCCGATGCGCTCTCAAAGCAGTAA
- a CDS encoding (2Fe-2S)-binding protein: protein MSKDIKFILNGNRMEMSIEEHWTVLHLLREELGLTGTKEGCGSGECGACTVIVDGLAVNSCLYLAVELEGKDVLSIEGLASPDGTLHPLQKSFIEHGGIQCGFCSPGMILSSKALLDENPRPTDEEIQHALAGNLCRCTGYVPIFESVKAVIQKDSEDIGVVVREAGSSSDS from the coding sequence ATGTCCAAAGACATAAAGTTTATCCTGAATGGTAATCGCATGGAAATGTCGATTGAGGAGCACTGGACGGTGCTCCACTTATTGCGGGAAGAATTGGGTTTGACAGGTACCAAAGAAGGCTGCGGCAGTGGTGAATGCGGTGCGTGTACGGTCATCGTAGATGGTCTCGCCGTAAATTCATGCCTTTATCTTGCCGTGGAACTGGAAGGCAAGGATGTCCTGAGCATTGAAGGACTCGCTTCGCCGGATGGCACGCTGCACCCATTACAGAAGTCTTTTATCGAACATGGCGGAATTCAATGCGGATTCTGTAGTCCCGGCATGATTTTGTCCTCCAAGGCACTTCTGGACGAGAATCCTCGACCGACAGATGAAGAAATACAGCACGCGTTGGCCGGAAATCTCTGTCGCTGCACCGGATACGTGCCTATCTTTGAATCCGTGAAAGCCGTTATCCAGAAAGATTCTGAGGATATTGGGGTAGTAGTGCGAGAAGCCGGCTCTTCTTCCGACTCGTAA
- a CDS encoding phenylacetate--CoA ligase has protein sequence MPRTFLPSFANTAELHAHQLKGLKWTVKHAYEGSEYYRRAMAQAGVTPDDIQSLDDIRRLPLTTADDLRAGYPYPLLSVPMSEVVRIHASSGTTGKRKILSYSQKDVDDWSYFFARCYEMAGLTTEDRVQIAVGYGIWTAGIGFQLGCERFGAMAVPVGPGNIDLHCEFLVDLQSTVMCCTGSMGLLMAEEVNRRGIRDKIALKKMIFGSERTSESMRQRIRQLLGLEQMFDIVGMTELYGPGTGQECTAHEGIHYWADYYILEMLDPTTLEPVPPGEIGEMVVTTLQKEAAPLIRYRTRDLTRLIDRPCSCGSILPLHDRLLGRSDDMIIFRAVNIYPGQIDSVLSRIDDIGSEYQISLDRREDGKDYMKLRVECCESSDKSEYPRIQAKVAAAVKKAVMVSCDVEVGEYGSLPRSDRKSKRVFDNRPTE, from the coding sequence ATGCCTAGAACCTTTCTCCCCTCTTTTGCCAATACGGCCGAACTCCATGCCCACCAGTTAAAGGGGCTCAAGTGGACGGTGAAGCACGCGTATGAAGGGTCCGAGTATTACAGGAGGGCAATGGCGCAGGCAGGAGTGACACCGGACGATATTCAATCCCTTGATGATATCCGTCGGCTGCCTTTGACGACCGCTGACGATTTACGTGCCGGATATCCTTATCCTCTGTTATCGGTGCCGATGTCTGAAGTGGTTCGTATTCATGCATCCTCCGGAACTACAGGGAAACGGAAAATTCTCTCCTACAGTCAAAAAGACGTGGATGACTGGAGCTACTTTTTTGCCCGATGTTATGAAATGGCCGGGCTTACGACTGAGGACCGGGTTCAGATAGCCGTGGGCTACGGTATATGGACTGCAGGGATCGGGTTCCAGTTGGGGTGTGAACGTTTCGGGGCGATGGCTGTTCCGGTAGGACCGGGAAATATAGACTTACATTGTGAGTTCCTGGTGGATCTTCAGTCAACGGTCATGTGTTGTACTGGTTCCATGGGACTTCTCATGGCCGAGGAGGTTAATCGCCGGGGTATTAGAGACAAAATCGCTCTCAAGAAAATGATCTTCGGATCCGAACGTACTAGCGAATCCATGCGTCAACGTATTCGCCAGTTGCTCGGTCTGGAGCAGATGTTTGATATTGTCGGAATGACCGAATTGTACGGCCCGGGCACCGGTCAGGAGTGTACGGCCCATGAGGGAATTCACTATTGGGCCGACTACTACATTCTGGAGATGTTGGATCCCACTACATTGGAGCCTGTTCCTCCAGGTGAGATCGGGGAAATGGTCGTGACCACACTCCAAAAAGAGGCAGCACCACTTATTCGCTATCGGACACGAGATTTGACGAGACTCATTGATCGTCCGTGCTCCTGTGGAAGCATTCTGCCTCTCCACGATCGACTCCTCGGGCGTTCCGACGACATGATCATCTTCCGTGCAGTGAACATCTACCCCGGTCAGATCGACTCCGTCCTGTCAAGAATAGATGACATCGGTTCCGAATATCAGATTAGTCTGGATCGACGAGAAGATGGAAAAGATTATATGAAATTGCGTGTGGAGTGCTGCGAGTCCTCTGACAAGTCTGAATATCCCAGAATTCAAGCCAAGGTGGCGGCTGCCGTAAAAAAGGCAGTGATGGTGAGCTGCGATGTCGAGGTCGGTGAATACGGCTCACTGCCGCGATCTGACAGGAAATCAAAACGTGTGTTCGATAATCGTCCTACAGAGTAA
- a CDS encoding hydantoinase/oxoprolinase family protein has protein sequence MKNGAFRLGCDIGGTFTDFVLVNDETGTFSIYKCLTTPSDPSDAIETGIRGLEKQTPGFMPHVAEIIHGTTLVINAIIERKGARTGLITTRGFKDILELGREIRYDAYDIFAEYPRPLVPRPLRKEVNERIASDGRILKALDLDDVKQVVQSLQDAKVESVAICLINSYENPEHEIKIKALVNELAPDLSISVSCEVLPQIREYERTSTTATNAYVKPITVKYLQKLSSRLQSLGFEGKLFIMLSSGSITTVATACEFPVRIIESGPTAAVIASQHYGRMFNIKDIFCFDMGGTTAKSCLIQKGEAGLVSTFEVGRVQRFKKGSGLPIQVPVVDLMEIGAGGGSIARISKMGLLQVGPESAGADPGPASYDLGGVNPTVTDADLILGYLDPDYFLGGTMPLNLDAARKAIEEKIAKPLNTTITDAAFGIHDLINETMAAAAKTHIAEKGGNPNTITVAAFGGAGPVHAYGLARKIGAPRLIVPPLAGVGSALGFFTAPVAFDLVRSHRVALDDADFNSIEKLFADLEKEASAILRQSGQVQDISFARSIDMRFMGQGAETNLPIPNKPFNQWQEREIRVLFDETYERLYGRTYPDTRLEFITFRVRASLPERPFRIPPMAASGGTLESCIKGQRQAYSLIQKKYVPFTVIDRMKLFPGAKIPGPVIIEEKESTIVVGEDAHAAVDDFGFVWITF, from the coding sequence ATGAAAAACGGAGCATTTCGCTTAGGTTGTGATATCGGCGGCACGTTCACCGATTTTGTCCTCGTTAACGATGAAACCGGCACGTTTTCAATCTACAAGTGCTTAACAACACCATCGGACCCATCTGATGCCATTGAAACGGGGATACGGGGGTTGGAAAAGCAGACTCCGGGATTCATGCCACATGTCGCGGAGATTATCCACGGCACCACATTGGTGATTAACGCCATAATCGAGCGGAAAGGCGCCCGCACCGGGTTGATTACCACCAGAGGATTCAAGGACATCCTGGAGCTTGGGCGCGAAATCCGCTACGATGCCTACGACATCTTTGCCGAATATCCCAGGCCTCTGGTTCCTCGACCTTTACGGAAAGAAGTGAACGAGCGGATTGCGAGCGACGGCCGTATCCTTAAAGCGCTGGACCTCGATGATGTCAAGCAGGTCGTACAATCGCTTCAAGATGCTAAAGTGGAATCCGTGGCAATCTGTTTGATCAACTCCTACGAGAATCCTGAACACGAGATAAAAATCAAAGCGTTAGTCAACGAGCTGGCTCCCGATTTGTCAATCTCGGTCTCCTGCGAAGTGCTTCCCCAGATACGAGAATATGAGCGAACCAGTACTACCGCGACCAATGCCTATGTGAAACCGATTACCGTCAAGTACCTGCAAAAACTGTCGTCACGCTTGCAGTCGCTCGGGTTCGAGGGTAAGCTTTTTATCATGCTCTCCAGCGGCAGCATTACAACAGTCGCCACTGCATGCGAATTCCCGGTACGCATCATCGAATCCGGCCCTACTGCAGCGGTAATAGCTTCCCAGCATTATGGCCGTATGTTCAACATCAAGGACATCTTTTGCTTCGATATGGGAGGAACCACCGCCAAATCGTGCCTTATTCAGAAAGGCGAAGCGGGGTTGGTGTCAACCTTTGAAGTAGGGCGTGTTCAACGTTTCAAGAAAGGCAGCGGGCTACCCATTCAGGTGCCGGTTGTAGATCTCATGGAAATCGGAGCTGGCGGCGGAAGTATTGCCCGGATCAGCAAAATGGGGCTTCTCCAGGTTGGGCCTGAGAGCGCCGGAGCAGATCCCGGACCTGCAAGTTACGATCTGGGTGGAGTGAACCCTACCGTAACCGATGCAGATTTGATTCTGGGATACCTGGATCCTGACTACTTCCTCGGCGGTACCATGCCCTTGAATTTGGATGCCGCACGAAAAGCAATTGAAGAGAAAATAGCCAAACCACTTAATACGACTATTACCGACGCTGCTTTCGGTATTCACGACCTGATCAACGAGACCATGGCAGCGGCAGCCAAGACCCATATAGCTGAGAAAGGGGGCAACCCCAATACCATCACCGTGGCGGCTTTCGGTGGGGCCGGACCGGTACACGCGTACGGGCTCGCTCGAAAAATCGGTGCTCCGCGATTGATCGTTCCTCCTCTTGCTGGTGTAGGTTCCGCCCTGGGCTTCTTCACTGCACCGGTAGCATTCGATCTGGTCCGAAGTCACAGAGTTGCGTTGGATGATGCGGACTTCAACTCCATAGAAAAGCTCTTTGCGGATCTCGAGAAAGAAGCTTCGGCAATTCTGCGGCAAAGCGGTCAAGTGCAAGATATCAGCTTCGCACGTTCCATCGATATGCGCTTTATGGGACAGGGTGCCGAGACGAATCTGCCTATCCCTAACAAGCCTTTCAACCAGTGGCAAGAGCGAGAAATCCGAGTCCTTTTCGATGAGACCTATGAGCGACTGTACGGTCGTACGTATCCGGATACTCGTTTAGAGTTCATTACCTTCAGGGTTCGGGCCAGTCTTCCGGAACGTCCGTTTCGTATTCCTCCCATGGCAGCAAGCGGTGGAACGCTGGAAAGCTGCATCAAGGGGCAGAGGCAAGCATATTCGCTCATTCAGAAGAAATATGTCCCGTTTACTGTGATAGATCGGATGAAACTGTTTCCCGGTGCCAAAATCCCAGGTCCGGTGATCATCGAAGAAAAAGAATCCACCATAGTTGTGGGTGAAGATGCGCATGCCGCGGTGGACGACTTCGGCTTTGTATGGATAACGTTCTGA